A window of Marinobacter salarius contains these coding sequences:
- a CDS encoding sigma-54-dependent transcriptional regulator, whose product MLKEERPRVLLVEDSLSNSMVYQSFLEATYDVEVAHTGREALTCLGKYQYQALITDVHLPDMTGLEILDQVQSDMQSLPVIVITAHGSVDMVVDAMQRGAADFITKPFDKARLEVTLANIFKKQQLEDVVAEYEKSFVRTQFHRMIGSSLPMQNVYRIIESSGKSRASVFITGESGTGKELCAEALHAESDRSGKPFVALNCAAIPRDLIESEIFGHLKGAFTGASATRQGAALRADGGTLFLDEIGEMPLDLQSKLLRLIQSGSFQPVGSNREVAVDVRFICATNRNPIVEVQEGRFREDLYYRLHVIPIQMPPLRDRGNDILLIARSLLIQYSDDEGKSFRSFSREVESFLERSRWPGNVRELSNIIRNVVVLNDGETVTMAMLPSPMSATSNPVPNVPQHFDAGRSNSSESVGQSALSEQSGGDENTRSSNHRIRPLWQEEKSIIEAAIAQCDGNVPKAAAFLEVSASTIYRKRLQWEKM is encoded by the coding sequence ATGTTGAAAGAAGAACGGCCCAGAGTGTTGCTTGTTGAAGACAGCCTCTCAAATTCAATGGTTTATCAGAGTTTTCTGGAGGCCACTTACGACGTTGAAGTCGCACATACCGGACGTGAGGCGTTGACCTGTCTTGGTAAGTATCAATATCAGGCACTGATCACTGATGTTCACCTGCCGGATATGACAGGGTTGGAGATTCTGGATCAGGTTCAGTCAGACATGCAGAGCCTCCCAGTCATTGTCATCACTGCCCACGGTTCCGTAGACATGGTGGTAGATGCAATGCAACGTGGTGCCGCCGACTTCATCACCAAGCCGTTCGACAAAGCCAGGCTTGAAGTGACGCTTGCCAACATTTTCAAGAAGCAGCAGTTGGAAGATGTTGTGGCGGAGTATGAAAAGTCGTTTGTGCGCACGCAGTTCCACAGAATGATTGGTTCGTCACTGCCGATGCAGAATGTCTATCGGATTATTGAAAGTTCTGGAAAGAGTCGGGCGTCGGTGTTCATCACGGGGGAGAGCGGAACGGGAAAGGAGCTTTGTGCCGAGGCACTGCATGCCGAAAGCGATCGTTCTGGCAAGCCATTTGTGGCTTTGAACTGCGCTGCCATTCCTCGGGATCTCATTGAGAGCGAGATTTTCGGACACCTGAAAGGTGCCTTCACCGGGGCATCGGCTACTCGACAAGGGGCGGCTCTCCGGGCTGATGGCGGAACTCTCTTCCTTGATGAAATCGGTGAAATGCCCCTGGATCTGCAAAGCAAGTTGCTTCGTCTTATACAATCCGGTTCCTTTCAGCCAGTAGGCAGTAACAGGGAAGTTGCTGTTGATGTACGTTTTATCTGTGCGACAAACCGCAACCCTATTGTAGAGGTTCAGGAGGGGCGTTTCCGAGAAGATCTTTACTATCGGCTGCATGTTATCCCTATACAGATGCCACCTCTTCGGGACCGGGGTAACGATATCTTGCTCATCGCTCGTTCGCTGTTGATTCAATACTCAGACGACGAGGGCAAGTCGTTCCGATCTTTCAGCCGGGAGGTGGAGTCTTTTCTGGAACGGAGCCGCTGGCCAGGGAATGTGCGGGAACTCAGCAATATCATCCGCAATGTGGTCGTTCTGAACGATGGTGAAACCGTGACCATGGCGATGCTGCCATCGCCAATGTCCGCCACATCCAACCCGGTTCCAAACGTACCACAGCACTTTGATGCCGGGCGGTCCAACTCGAGTGAGTCGGTTGGTCAATCCGCGCTTTCGGAACAGAGTGGAGGTGACGAAAATACCAGGAGCAGCAACCATCGGATACGGCCCTTATGGCAGGAGGAAAAGAGCATTATTGAGGCTGCAATTGCGCAATGCGATGGCAACGTGCCCAAAGCGGCTGCGTTTCTTGAAGTCAGTGCTTCCACTATTTACAGAAAACGCCTGCAATGGGAAAAGATGTAG
- a CDS encoding IS3 family transposase (programmed frameshift), translating to MTRKRRSFTPEFKQEAACLVLDQGYSVAEASRSLDVGENALRRWVKQLSEERGGVTPKSKAMTPEQQRIQELEARCERLEREKSIPKKGYRSLDVGRDESYALIDQLSEQEPVEMVCKAFEVSRSSYYDYRRRRSVVDATRVALRADVNRIFRKSRSSAGSRMITAMLNEEGVVIGRFKVRRLMSELGLICKQPGPHAYKQATVERPDIPNRLNREFSVSHPDQAWCGDITYVWAGQRWSYLAVVLDLYARRVVGWALSDRPDAELVVKALDHAYEQRGKPTGVLFHSDQGSQYASRLFRQRLWRYRMEQSMSRRGNCWDNSPMERVFRSLKSEWIPSLGYRSIPDARKDIGDYLMDYYNRQRPHTFNDGMPPVVAEEKLKILSGIS from the exons ATGACCAGAAAACGACGATCTTTTACACCAGAGTTCAAGCAGGAAGCTGCCTGTTTGGTGCTTGACCAGGGCTACAGTGTTGCCGAAGCCAGTCGCTCTTTAGATGTCGGCGAGAACGCCCTCAGGCGATGGGTAAAACAGCTTTCCGAAGAACGTGGCGGTGTTACACCCAAGTCCAAAGCCATGACCCCGGAACAGCAGCGAATCCAGGAATTGGAAGCCCGTTGTGAGAGGCTGGAACGGGAGAAATCGATAC CTAAAAAAGGCTACCGCTCTCTTGATGTCGGACGAGATGAATCGTACGCGCTGATAGACCAGTTGAGTGAGCAGGAGCCGGTTGAGATGGTCTGTAAAGCGTTTGAAGTGTCGAGATCCAGTTATTACGACTATCGCCGGAGGCGGTCCGTAGTGGATGCCACGCGAGTGGCTCTGCGAGCCGATGTGAACCGGATCTTTCGCAAGAGCCGAAGCTCAGCGGGAAGCCGTATGATCACCGCCATGCTTAATGAGGAAGGCGTTGTGATCGGACGCTTCAAGGTTCGCCGCCTCATGAGTGAGCTGGGACTGATCTGCAAGCAACCTGGCCCACACGCATACAAACAGGCCACTGTGGAAAGGCCCGACATTCCAAACCGGCTGAATCGTGAGTTCAGCGTCAGCCACCCAGACCAGGCGTGGTGCGGTGACATCACCTATGTGTGGGCTGGTCAGCGATGGAGCTATCTTGCGGTTGTTCTGGATCTCTATGCCCGCCGTGTGGTCGGCTGGGCGCTATCAGACCGGCCTGATGCAGAGTTGGTCGTAAAGGCACTGGATCACGCGTATGAACAACGGGGAAAACCGACAGGGGTTCTGTTCCACTCTGACCAGGGCAGTCAGTACGCAAGCCGATTATTCCGTCAGAGGCTCTGGCGTTACCGCATGGAGCAAAGCATGAGTCGTCGGGGAAATTGCTGGGATAATTCCCCTATGGAACGGGTCTTCCGGAGCCTGAAGAGCGAATGGATCCCATCACTTGGATACCGCTCGATTCCTGATGCAAGAAAGGATATTGGTGACTACCTGATGGACTACTACAACCGGCAGCGTCCCCATACATTCAATGACGGCATGCCACCTGTAGTCGCGGAAGAAAAACTTAAAATACTGTCCGGGATTAGTTGA
- a CDS encoding response regulator: METFRDSNWRPPTEVYTPADDQQLPNRIADGKDQTENASQTKTRFLATVSHELRTPMNAILGLLHLVQTSGNLDQKDQEFIDTTYESAEHLLSLLNELLDLSKMEAGKVELEMSQFNLAQLTRKTLNISETKAHEKGLMLIDDISEQANVIVEGDAGRIQQILMNLLSNGIKFTDQGSVSLSTFRATADHFIFSVADTGVGFCDSQADALFQPFSQLDSTASRRHEGTGLGLAICERLVTAMGGSITARGRPDKGAVFRFEIPLSVISESPSYLGNEELHQEDLPLIPRDGEPLRVLIAEDSPANQIVLKAMLADTGYITDVVGNGLEAVEAIKRLDYDIVLMDIFMPEMDGLEATRIIRGDGRMSDKAIIALTANAMPGDQDKFLEAGMDDYLSKPVTKYNLLKMLNKWALLQEQ, from the coding sequence ATGGAAACTTTTCGAGACAGTAACTGGCGACCACCGACCGAGGTATACACACCAGCAGACGACCAGCAGTTACCAAATCGAATAGCCGACGGAAAAGATCAGACTGAGAACGCCAGCCAGACAAAAACCCGTTTTCTTGCCACCGTCAGCCACGAATTGCGCACGCCAATGAACGCGATTCTCGGGCTTCTTCACCTTGTCCAAACCAGCGGAAACCTGGACCAGAAGGACCAGGAGTTTATTGATACGACCTACGAATCCGCCGAACACCTGTTAAGCCTGCTGAACGAACTCCTCGACCTGTCAAAAATGGAGGCCGGTAAGGTTGAGCTGGAAATGAGCCAATTCAATCTCGCCCAATTAACCCGGAAAACATTGAACATCTCCGAAACGAAAGCCCACGAGAAAGGCTTGATGCTCATTGATGACATCAGTGAGCAGGCGAACGTCATTGTTGAAGGTGATGCTGGACGGATTCAGCAGATTCTCATGAACCTGCTAAGCAACGGTATCAAGTTTACCGATCAGGGATCCGTCTCTCTCAGCACATTCAGAGCGACAGCGGATCATTTTATATTCAGCGTTGCGGATACCGGCGTCGGTTTTTGCGATAGCCAGGCTGACGCGTTGTTCCAACCATTCAGCCAATTGGACTCAACCGCATCTCGACGGCATGAAGGCACAGGACTGGGACTGGCGATCTGTGAACGCCTTGTCACTGCAATGGGAGGCAGCATTACGGCCCGGGGCAGACCTGACAAAGGTGCGGTCTTCAGATTTGAAATACCGCTCTCGGTTATTTCAGAGTCCCCGTCTTACCTTGGCAACGAAGAGCTGCATCAGGAGGACCTGCCGCTGATTCCACGCGATGGGGAGCCACTGAGGGTATTAATTGCAGAAGACTCCCCCGCCAACCAGATAGTGCTCAAGGCCATGCTTGCTGATACCGGGTACATCACGGACGTAGTGGGCAACGGGCTGGAAGCCGTCGAGGCTATCAAGAGACTGGACTACGACATTGTCCTGATGGACATCTTCATGCCCGAAATGGATGGCCTGGAAGCCACGAGAATCATTCGTGGTGATGGCCGAATGAGCGATAAAGCCATTATCGCGCTCACCGCGAATGCCATGCCTGGCGACCAGGATAAATTCCTGGAGGCTGGCATGGACGACTACCTCTCTAAACCAGTGACAAAGTACAATTTGCTGAAAATGCTTAATAAGTGGGCATTGCTTCAGGAACAATGA
- a CDS encoding VOC family protein — protein sequence MIGYVTIGVSDMSRAKAFYSELLGDIGAKVLLDMGRIAFIGESMKAPMLAVCTPFDGEPNQPGNGNMVAIHPGSKEAVDAHYKRALDLGASCDGEPGQRIPDQFYGAYVRDPDGNKLAFFHFG from the coding sequence ATGATTGGATACGTTACGATTGGCGTCAGTGATATGTCCCGAGCCAAGGCCTTCTATTCGGAACTGTTGGGGGATATCGGCGCTAAGGTCCTTCTGGATATGGGCCGCATTGCGTTTATTGGGGAGAGTATGAAGGCGCCGATGCTGGCCGTGTGCACCCCTTTCGATGGCGAACCCAATCAACCGGGCAATGGCAATATGGTCGCCATTCACCCAGGGTCCAAGGAGGCTGTAGATGCCCACTACAAGCGAGCGTTGGATTTGGGTGCGAGCTGTGACGGCGAGCCGGGCCAGCGGATCCCTGATCAGTTTTACGGGGCGTATGTAAGAGACCCCGATGGAAATAAACTGGCCTTTTTCCACTTCGGTTAA
- the ltrA gene encoding group II intron reverse transcriptase/maturase, translating into MSMSTVQHQMSASAERVAGREGEALPDVTRDETGLPRQESEGAGRHLLEQAFARENMQRAWKRVKANKGSAGVDGLDIAQTAEHLRWTWPALRQQLLEGSYRPQPVRRVGIPKPDGSERELGIPTVTDRLIQQALLQALQPLIDPTFSEHSHGFRPGRRAQDAVLAAQRYAQQGCHIVVDVDLSKFFDRVNHDILIDRLRKRVNDPGVIRLVRAYLNAGIMDGGVVIERYEGTPQGGPLSPLLANVLLDEVDRELERRGHCFARYADDCNVYVRSHKAGERVMRLLHRCYDKLHLVINASKSAVTSVFGRKFLGYALWQTKDGDVRRAVSTKALQAFKLRIRQLTRGSGGRSISQVVEKLRSYLLGWKGYFRLAQTPRIWRSLDEWIRRRLRALHLKQWRRGKTIYRELLRLGASPWVAESVAALSHRWWHNSRSAIHNVLTTAYFDRLGVPRLS; encoded by the coding sequence TTGTCGATGAGTACTGTACAGCATCAGATGTCCGCGTCAGCGGAGCGGGTTGCAGGACGGGAAGGTGAAGCCTTGCCGGACGTGACCCGCGATGAAACAGGACTCCCGCGACAAGAATCGGAAGGCGCAGGGCGACACCTGCTGGAGCAGGCGTTCGCACGAGAGAACATGCAGCGGGCATGGAAGCGCGTGAAGGCCAACAAGGGATCTGCGGGTGTTGATGGACTGGACATTGCCCAGACCGCCGAACACCTGAGATGGACGTGGCCGGCGCTCCGGCAGCAACTGCTGGAGGGCTCCTATCGGCCACAGCCTGTCCGTCGGGTAGGCATCCCGAAGCCGGACGGCAGTGAACGGGAACTGGGTATCCCTACCGTCACCGACCGTCTGATTCAACAGGCACTGTTGCAAGCGCTGCAACCTCTGATTGATCCCACCTTCAGCGAACACAGCCATGGCTTCCGTCCGGGTCGTCGGGCCCAGGATGCGGTTCTGGCTGCGCAACGCTACGCCCAGCAGGGCTGCCACATCGTTGTGGACGTTGACCTGTCGAAGTTCTTCGACCGGGTTAATCACGACATCCTGATCGACCGCCTGAGGAAGCGCGTGAACGACCCCGGAGTCATCCGGCTGGTTCGTGCGTATCTGAATGCGGGCATCATGGACGGTGGCGTAGTTATAGAACGATACGAGGGCACGCCGCAAGGCGGGCCACTGTCGCCACTGCTGGCGAATGTTCTGCTGGATGAGGTGGATCGGGAACTGGAACGCCGGGGGCACTGCTTCGCTCGTTATGCCGACGACTGCAACGTCTACGTTCGCAGTCATAAAGCGGGAGAGCGGGTGATGCGGTTGCTACACCGTTGTTACGACAAATTGCACTTGGTGATCAACGCATCCAAAAGTGCAGTCACCAGCGTGTTCGGCCGTAAGTTCCTCGGTTATGCCCTATGGCAGACAAAGGATGGAGACGTCCGGCGCGCCGTATCAACAAAAGCGTTACAGGCGTTCAAGCTGAGGATCAGGCAACTGACCCGAGGGTCAGGTGGTCGCAGCATCTCACAAGTGGTGGAAAAGCTCCGCAGCTACCTGCTCGGATGGAAAGGGTACTTCAGACTGGCGCAAACGCCTCGCATCTGGCGATCGCTGGATGAGTGGATACGTCGTCGCCTGAGAGCCCTGCATCTTAAACAGTGGCGGCGGGGCAAGACCATTTACCGGGAGCTGTTGCGCTTGGGCGCAAGTCCCTGGGTGGCGGAATCCGTGGCGGCTCTGAGCCACCGCTGGTGGCATAACAGTCGCTCCGCCATTCACAATGTGCTGACGACTGCCTACTTCGACCGGTTGGGTGTGCCGCGCCTCTCGTGA
- a CDS encoding MerR family transcriptional regulator, with translation MLEPSHNNELPTIPGKRYFTIGEVAELCAVKAHVLRYWEQEFPQLSPVKRRGNRRYYQRADVITIRQIRSLLYDQGYTIGGAKQKLSSHEVKDDTSQYKQLIRQMITELEDVLDVLNTPVK, from the coding sequence ATGCTGGAACCCAGTCATAACAACGAATTACCCACGATACCGGGGAAGCGTTATTTCACCATTGGTGAAGTTGCCGAACTTTGTGCTGTAAAAGCGCACGTGCTCAGATACTGGGAGCAAGAGTTCCCTCAGCTTTCTCCGGTCAAGCGCCGTGGCAACCGCCGCTACTATCAGCGTGCCGATGTCATTACCATCCGCCAGATCCGCAGCCTGTTGTATGATCAGGGCTACACCATTGGCGGGGCCAAGCAGAAGCTCAGCAGCCACGAGGTGAAAGACGATACCTCCCAGTACAAGCAGCTGATCCGGCAGATGATTACCGAACTGGAAGATGTTCTCGACGTGCTCAATACGCCGGTGAAGTGA
- the ihfA gene encoding integration host factor subunit alpha — MAALTKAEMAERLYEELGLNKREAKEMVEAFFDEIRGALSHNEQVKLSGFGNFDLRDKKQRPGRNPKTGEEIPISARRVVTFRPGQKLKQKVEAYAGTQS; from the coding sequence ATGGCGGCTTTGACGAAAGCGGAGATGGCAGAGCGGTTGTACGAGGAGTTGGGTCTCAACAAACGTGAAGCCAAGGAAATGGTGGAAGCTTTTTTCGACGAGATCAGAGGCGCTCTCAGCCACAACGAACAGGTGAAGTTGTCGGGATTTGGTAACTTTGATCTGCGTGACAAGAAACAGCGGCCGGGACGGAACCCGAAGACCGGTGAGGAAATTCCGATCAGTGCACGGCGTGTTGTTACGTTCCGCCCGGGACAAAAACTAAAACAGAAAGTAGAAGCGTATGCTGGAACCCAGTCATAA
- the pheT gene encoding phenylalanine--tRNA ligase subunit beta, which yields MKFSEQWLREWVNPANDTQALMDQITMAGLEVDGFEPVAGKFSGIVVGEVVSVSPHPDADKLRVCQVRNGTETVQVVCGAPNVRDGLKVPFAVVGAVLPGDFKIKKAKLRGQPSEGMLCSESELGLSDSHDGLMELPDDAPVGQELSEFLKLNDVTIDVDLTPNRSDCLSIKGVAREVGVLNSLVVEGPEILPVEAVHSEVPDIAVKDPEGCPRYLGRILRNVDLSIESPLWMQEKLRRSGVRSIDAAVDVTNYVMLELGQPLHAFDREEIDGGIVVRRAMPGEKLVLLDGQEVELTPDTLVIADHAKPIAIAGVMGGEHSGVSERTRDLILEAAYFDPITLAGKARHYGLHTDASHRFERGVDYELARDAMERATALLMSIVGGEPGDIVEVVSKQDLPEDRTVDLRETRVADVLGLEIDRTTVEEILTRLGLHIDKLLKDGWRVHVPSFRPDISIEEDLIEEIGRIYGYNNLPVTEPTGSLGLRPQEEAVRPVSAIQNYFVACGYQEAITYSFVDPKVQGLVDPEREGIALANPISSDLSVMRTSLWSGLLKTVAYNQNRQQPRIRLFETGLRFIKDGDRIDQQPMLSGVVAGGQLPENWANGRRNADFFDVKGELEGLFQLLGIEVHFLASQHPALHPGQTAELIRDGEHVGWLGTLHPQVQKKLELNGTILMFELFLNSVVSGYVPNFKDISKFPEVRRDLAIIIGSDVGFADVERVAKKHAGEHLTALRAFDVYEGESLGEGNRSLALSLFWQHPERTLNEEEVHSLFNGVIDALREELGATLRS from the coding sequence ATGAAATTCAGTGAGCAGTGGCTACGTGAATGGGTCAACCCGGCGAATGATACCCAGGCATTGATGGATCAGATCACCATGGCGGGTCTGGAAGTTGACGGATTTGAGCCGGTAGCCGGCAAGTTCAGTGGCATTGTTGTGGGTGAGGTTGTGTCGGTATCGCCTCATCCCGATGCGGATAAGCTTCGGGTCTGTCAGGTCCGTAATGGCACCGAAACCGTCCAGGTGGTTTGTGGTGCGCCCAATGTTCGCGACGGCCTGAAAGTACCCTTTGCCGTCGTCGGTGCGGTGTTGCCGGGCGACTTCAAGATCAAGAAGGCCAAGCTGCGTGGGCAACCTTCGGAAGGAATGCTGTGCTCAGAGTCAGAGCTTGGCCTTTCGGACAGCCATGACGGCCTGATGGAATTGCCGGACGATGCGCCGGTAGGCCAGGAGCTGAGTGAGTTTCTCAAGTTGAACGACGTCACCATCGACGTGGATCTGACACCGAATCGTAGTGATTGCCTGTCAATCAAAGGGGTCGCCCGGGAAGTCGGGGTACTGAACAGCCTTGTGGTTGAGGGGCCGGAAATTCTCCCCGTGGAAGCAGTGCACTCCGAGGTGCCTGACATCGCCGTGAAAGACCCCGAAGGTTGCCCCCGGTATCTGGGGCGAATTCTGCGCAATGTAGACCTGAGCATTGAATCCCCGCTGTGGATGCAGGAAAAGCTGCGCCGCTCAGGCGTTCGCTCTATCGACGCTGCCGTGGACGTGACCAACTACGTGATGCTGGAGTTGGGGCAGCCGCTGCATGCGTTCGATCGGGAAGAAATTGACGGTGGCATTGTGGTTCGCCGCGCGATGCCGGGCGAAAAACTGGTGTTGCTGGATGGCCAGGAAGTGGAACTGACCCCGGATACCCTGGTTATCGCGGATCACGCCAAGCCGATAGCGATTGCCGGTGTGATGGGTGGAGAGCATTCCGGAGTGAGTGAGCGAACCCGCGACCTGATCCTTGAGGCTGCCTATTTTGATCCGATTACTCTGGCGGGTAAGGCGCGCCACTATGGCCTTCACACGGACGCTTCACATAGGTTCGAGCGGGGCGTGGACTACGAGCTTGCCCGCGATGCCATGGAGCGTGCAACGGCATTGCTGATGTCCATCGTGGGTGGCGAGCCAGGGGATATTGTAGAGGTTGTCAGCAAGCAGGACTTGCCTGAAGACCGCACGGTGGACCTTCGGGAGACGCGTGTTGCCGACGTGTTGGGGCTGGAGATCGACCGCACTACGGTGGAAGAGATTTTGACCCGACTGGGACTTCATATCGATAAGCTGCTGAAGGATGGCTGGCGTGTACACGTGCCGAGTTTCCGCCCGGATATCAGTATCGAAGAGGACCTGATCGAAGAAATTGGACGGATATACGGTTACAACAACCTGCCGGTTACCGAGCCTACCGGCTCACTCGGCCTTCGCCCGCAGGAAGAGGCCGTCCGCCCGGTATCGGCTATCCAGAACTATTTCGTGGCGTGTGGATACCAGGAAGCGATTACCTACAGCTTTGTAGACCCGAAAGTTCAGGGTCTGGTTGATCCCGAGCGGGAAGGCATTGCGCTGGCAAACCCGATTTCGTCGGATCTGTCCGTCATGCGCACGAGCCTCTGGAGCGGACTGCTGAAAACCGTGGCTTACAATCAGAATCGTCAGCAGCCGCGAATCCGGCTATTCGAAACCGGGCTCCGGTTCATCAAGGATGGCGATCGGATTGATCAACAGCCCATGCTCTCGGGTGTGGTCGCCGGCGGTCAGTTGCCTGAAAACTGGGCCAACGGTCGCAGAAATGCCGATTTTTTTGATGTAAAAGGCGAATTGGAGGGTCTGTTCCAGCTCCTTGGCATTGAAGTGCATTTCCTCGCCAGTCAGCACCCCGCGCTGCACCCGGGCCAGACGGCGGAATTGATCCGGGACGGAGAACATGTAGGCTGGCTGGGCACATTGCACCCACAAGTGCAGAAAAAACTGGAACTTAATGGCACGATTCTGATGTTTGAGCTATTCTTGAATTCGGTCGTTTCTGGATATGTGCCTAATTTCAAAGATATTTCAAAATTCCCAGAAGTTCGGCGGGATTTGGCTATTATTATCGGAAGCGACGTGGGGTTTGCAGACGTCGAGCGTGTAGCGAAAAAGCACGCCGGGGAGCACCTCACGGCTTTGCGTGCGTTTGATGTTTATGAAGGTGAAAGCCTGGGTGAAGGCAACCGAAGCCTCGCTCTCAGCCTGTTCTGGCAGCATCCCGAGCGCACACTAAATGAAGAAGAGGTGCATTCGCTCTTCAACGGTGTGATTGACGCACTGCGCGAAGAGTTGGGGGCAACACTGAGGAGTTAG